A window from Polyodon spathula isolate WHYD16114869_AA chromosome 28, ASM1765450v1, whole genome shotgun sequence encodes these proteins:
- the LOC121301991 gene encoding von Willebrand factor C domain-containing protein 2-like: protein MWSLHDSSVAFVTFVLAGWTASAVAGKRLETMPLVHFPSPFLCVFLQVIYLTCAGSAPAAEYSSKSESEYDFGDYRGKWCLDDHGFVYNIGETYYPAPTACPCTCTEEGPLCVKPRCPRVHPRCSRISFRSCCPYCVAVSNVCEYAGKTYKLLEEFTLTPCERCRCEVSRDVYCMIAECPSLQCVDPTYEPHQCCPVCKNGPNCFAVNTIIPAGVRVEVDDKTVCFCSHKDGTWETQDQATCVKRGRANGRQTEQMQTQLLLESEEIP from the exons ATGTGGTCATTGCACGACAGTTCCGTTGCTTTTGTCACATTCGTGCTTGCAGGCTGGACTGCCAGTGCTGTAGCGGGAAAACGGTTGGAAACCATGCCGCTTGTTCACTTTCCTTCGCCGTTCTTGTGCGTTTTTCTCCAAGTGATCTATTTAACTTGTGCCGGCTCGGCCCCAGCCGCTGAGTATTCTTCAAAAAGCGAGTCCGAGTACGATTTCGGGGATTACCGAGGGAAGTGGTGCCTCGATGACCACGGATTCGTGTATAATATTGGAGAGACCTATTACCCTGCCCCGACCGCTTGCCCCTGCACTTGCACGGAAGAGGGCCCCCTGTGCGTAAAGCCGCGGTGTCCGCGGGTTCACCCGCGCTGCTCTCGGATCAGCTTCAGGTCCTGCTGTCCATATTGCGTGGCGGTAAGCAACGTCTGCGAGTATGCAGGGAAGACGTATAAACTGCTGGAGGAGTTCACG TTAACTCCTTGTGAACGATGCCGCTGTGAAGTCAGCAGAGATGTGTACTGCATGATTGCTGAGTGcccatccctccaatgtgtggaCCCAACATACGAGCCTCACCAGTGCTGCCCTGTCTGCAAAAATG GGCCGAACTGTTTCGCGGTAAACACTATCATCCCGGCGGGGGTGAGAGTGGAGGTGGACGACAAGACGGTGTGTTTTTGCTCACACAAGGACGGTACCTGGGAGACTCAGGACCAGGCCACATGCGTAAAACGCGGCCGCGCAAACGGACGCCAGACAGAGCAGATGCAGACCCAATTGCTCCTTGAGTCGGAAGAGATACCATAG
- the LOC121301808 gene encoding ADP-ribosylation factor 1-like 2 — protein sequence MGILFSSIYKAFYGVQARILMLGLDAAGKTTILYKLKLNEVVSTIPTIGFNVETVEPMRGVSFTVWDVAGQGRIMGLWKHYYTNTEGLLFVVDSFDHERFDEAREELEGILSHDEMSKVPFVVLANKQDLPGACSASDLVEALGLNKQRDHEWQVQGCCAVNGEGIVEGIQRLTGMVKQFQKTRGF from the coding sequence ATGGGAATCCTATTCAGCTCAATCTACAAAGCCTTCTATGGTGTGCAGGCCAGGATCCTCATGTTAGGGCTTGACGCTGCTGGAAAGACCACTATCCTGTACAAACTGAAGCTCAATGAAGTCGTCTCTACCATCCCCACCATTGGCTTCAACGTGGAGACTGTGGAACCCATGAGAGGCGTGTCCTTCACCGTGTGGGACGTTGCCGGCCAGGGCAGGATCATGGGTCTGTGGAAACACTACTACACTAACACAGAGGGGCTGCTCTTCGTGGTGGACAGCTTTGACCATGAGCGCTTTGATGAAGCCAGAGAAGAGCTGGAAGGGATCCTGAGCCATGACGAAATGAGCAAGGTGCCCTTCGTCGTCCTGGCCAACAAGCAGGACCTGCCAGGAGCCTGCAGTGCCTCCGACCTTGTGGAGGCGTTGGGACTGAACAAGCAGAGAGACCACGAATGGCAGGTGCAGGGCTGTTGTGCGGTCAACGGGGAAGGGATAGTGGAGGGCATACAGAGACTCACTGGGATGGTCAAACAGTTCCAGAAGACAAGAGGATTTTAG
- the LOC121301754 gene encoding zona pellucida-binding protein 2-like: MKTVWTGLPSTASLRYSIWTSVCFLLIVKVLHLGAQLNNTIFGGTTTPVTVYVKVRHDSPRLICMTEELARREVMDPFFLWTGPDGRNIKDDSQVNLTNTGVLILNHMFQSYMSGVFTCTLSYKSMKNAKEKFVVLKFLIYGNSLKYFVISLGYRDPDFQYRFRSRFIAGDCKDGANNYFFDNLTVALKQLVAKLTCRVLDPQFQCHVMKEPGAGLQTNLFITFTVDPYGKGWELICIQYHHDCEDEANKRVNMAQDLVQIFFEKQASILNQYSGKMPLIYYINDSLTSERIDSCRPGYGKNNEMHPNCTECCVVCEPGTYSLDNSVKCVPCKSTQVRIYGATAC, encoded by the exons atgaaaacagtttggACCGGATTGCCCAGCACTGCCTCCCTGAGATATTCAATATGGACctctgtttgttttctattaataG TAAAAGTTTTGCATTTGGGCGCACAGTTAAACAACACTATTTTTGGAGGTACAACAACACCAG TAACTGTTTATGTGAAGGTGCGCCACGACAGCCCACGTTTGATCTGTATGACAGAAGAGCTGGCCAGAAGAGAAGTAATGGATCCTTTTTTTCTTTGGACCGGACCCGATGGAAGGAACATTAAAG ATGATAGTCAGGTTAACCTTACAAACACAGGTGTGCTCATTCTAAACCACATGTTTCAAAGCTACATGTCTGGAGTTTTCACCTGCACTTTGAGTTACAAGAGCATGAAGAACGCGAAAGAAAAATTTGTCGTTCTTAAATTTTTGATTTATGGTAA CTCT ttgaaatattttgttatttctttaggATATCGTGACCCTGATTTTCAGTATAGGTTCAGGAGCAGGTTTATTGCTGGGGATTGCAAGGATGGAGCAAACAATTATTTCTTTGACAACCTGACTGTTGCTTTAAAGCAGCTGGTTGCTAAGCTAACTTGCAGAGTCCTTGACCCTCAATTTCAATGTCATGTTATGAAGGAGCCAGGCGCAGGCCTGCAAACCAATCTCTTCATTACTTTCACAG TGGATCCTTATGGAAAAGGGTGGGAGCTAATATGTATACAGTATCACCATGACTGTGAAGATGAAGCTAACAAGAGGGTGAACATG GCACAAGACCTTGTTCAAATTTTCTTTGAGAAACAAGCAAGCATACTCAATCAGTATAGTGGGAAGATGCCCCTTATATACTACATAAACGACAGTTTAACATCTGAGCGCATAGACAGCTGTCGACCAGGTTATGGAAAGAATAACGAAATGCACCCGAATTGCACAGAATGCTGTG ttgtttGCGAGCCTGGGACCTACAGCCTAGATAATTCTGTGAAGTGTGTGCCTTGTAAAAGCACTCAAGTGAGAATTTATGGAGCAACAGCTTGCTaa